One Cucumis melo cultivar AY chromosome 8, USDA_Cmelo_AY_1.0, whole genome shotgun sequence genomic window, TACTCATGCCTATGTTTCTGTATGCTATTTCAGCGATTGGGGAACAGTCCTTTTAGATAATCTTTGTGATCGGCTTGTTAACTGCATCAATGTTCTTAGTTCAATAACAGGTTCTCTCAATGCAACCTGCTTCatgtttctctttctttttatttatttactatgTGAAACCTTGACTGCGGAATCCTTATCCAACATACTTGGATGATGCCTTCTTGAACCGGACATGAATCTTTCAATTCATTTGGCTCTCCTCTCACGCTTATTTATTGCTTTTATTTCAATTCATTTGGCTTCGAGCAACTTTTTTATCATTAGAAATGTAAGAAGAAGAGCTAAAGGTATGTAAAGCTTTCTTCCTCATTCTCTTGAATCATAAGgtttttgtttccatttttaTTCATCTTAAAGTATCAGCAGATAATGAAGTTACTATAACTGAGCATCTAATAAATGAGAGTCAACTTGATGTGCCGATTATGATAACTGAGCAATAAGTTGAAAAGTAAAGCAATCATTTTTATTCACTTTCTTGATCCTGATAAGTCCAAGAGTAAGGATGATTTTATTCATAATTACAAGAATCTTAGAATGGATTGTTGGTTGTTGATTGTGTATTTTgtgttgatatttttgttatgaaatGCAATTGTAGGAAAGGggaaggcctttaataacactagagTGAAGCATAGAGTGAAGCGGTCGATTAAGGTGCCCACGATTAGTAACAAGCTAGCAGATATGATGATTATTCATGGAGGAAATATGGCCAAAAGGCAATCAAAGGTTCTCCACACCCAAGGTATAAAAATATGATTGCTTTACTTTTCAacttattgtgttgatgttgcttatttctttatagattgatattgattttcataataatgttatgtaaaaaaatgttgattattcatttggcgggcaatattatgagctaatcaattacaagagttcataggttgccacataaaatgttttttttttatttaggaaaaggattgtatatgattgcatctatggaatatttctaataatagATTGAAGAGATTTAGGAAAGCCTGATGGCTGAGGTAGACTAAAGAGAGTTATGTGGATTGGGGTGTGgatataaaatcttaaaaacttttcatccttctctgcaattttagtacttcaaacaactttgttattctatataaatggtttatttggatattgtttgtagataattgaagtcatatcgggttgaaagctaagagATTGTGCAGAGATTGccaagcgaccgttgaaaattgaagactgagaaggcatttaggatttttaattatttaattcttgtattagaatcttttttcatgtactattgtagaatgtatatacataatattaagattttattttgtgtattcaaatgtaaaagacaaatattatagtttctaaccttatatgaatttcattgatttgttggcgtgtgaaaaacatatttatctacattgatccaatgtcggtctataggacaataatgtgacaattaaataaaaataaatttgtaaaaatgaatccaaaaactaggctttaatgtcggttttaaaccgacatcaaagttcaaccgacattaaagggcttcaataacactatcaaagatgtcggtttttcaactgacaaaccgacattaaagaggcctttaatgtcgtttttaaaccgacattaaagcccaaccgacattaaaaggcatcaataacaccatcaaagatgtcggttaaaaactgacattaaaggcctttaatgtcgtttttaacccgacattaaagaggcctttaatgtcgtttttaaaccgacattaaagtccaaccgacattaaaggcctttaataacgctcacaaagatgtcggttgccaagttacattaaaggcctttaatgtcggttttaaaccgacattaaaggccaaaattcttctagtgCATTCTCAACACTCACCGTCATGTCACCTTCTTTTTcgtccattttttttaaaagaccttTCAAGTACAACTTGGGGTGGGGCGATTTGTACCTGGGATCTTATGTCTTTGGAAACATACAGATGTAAGTTAAACTAAGTTCATGTTGGTCGTTTCATCCATTGCCAATGATGAAATCAACTATTGCTGTCGTTAAAGGTGTACAAAAAATGATTGAAAACCGAACCGAACCACAATCAAATCAAAATCGAATAGAAACTGAATGCATGTGATTCGGTTCAGTTTCATTTAAATTGAAACCACTTCTTATCAGTTCGGTTCGGTTTAAGAAATTAAATGAGTTCTAAAACCAAACCGAACcgctttatttttaaaagattatatatatatatatatatatatatatatatatatatatatatatatatatatataaaataactaAAAGTAGAAGCTTTCATCCCAGTGGTACTCGGTGTCACTAAGGCCCGAGATCCAATAACTAAAGGCGAAATAATATTTATGCactttgattttgattctaatatttATGTATAAGCGGTTTAGTTTCAATCAGGTTCTATTTAAGTATACGCGATTAAGTTTCGATTTAGTTTGGCACAAGTGAGCGGTTCGATACGGTTTCAGCTTCAAACCGAACCGTGAATACCCCTAGCTGTCGTTTTCGTGGTTTGAACCAAAAGCTGTCAGTGAGCTAAAAAAGTTGATTGCAGGGTTGCCAACAGTAGATTCTAATGTTTTGTGAGGTCTGTGGTGGATTTAGATTCATTATGTGTGAGGATTGTAAGGGAAGCCACAAATTGTTTACGGAGAAAAGTGGATTCAAATCAACGATAAAACTTTTGAGGTTGATTTCTGTTTGACTTTCATGTGCCACTATAGGAAAAAGGTCTACGATAGCTCGGTAAAAATGTTATTGGAGACATTTTATAGCATTTCGCAAAAAATCGTGAAAGCCCACGCTATTAAAAGTCTGGattttttatgacattttatCAAAACTATAAAAAGTATACATTTTGATAGCATCTTGAGAAGGTTATAAAAACAACTTTGTAATAGCaatcttttatttatattatttaagatATTGTAATGATCCTTATATATTGCCCTGCACAAAATACAATACAAAAGATTTATATTGTCCTGCACAAAATGCTATTTATGTGGTTAAGTATTCTCACAAAAGATAGTCACTAATATATCATTCAATCCAACACAATGATCAACCTATAACATCCATTAGTTAAACAAAGGTGATAGGATATATAAATCTAAATACTTGAAACCTTTTGTGTCTTGATATTGACATTCTTGGACTTTGTACAATTGTTTTTTATCAACctacaaaaaaattatgaacaaaaacTAAATGAATATTTAAGTTTATACACAAAGATTTTAGTTAAAAAAGGTAGCTAAAAGTTAATAGTTAAAGAACATACATACTTAAAATAACTTTGTCAAAAGGTCATGCTACTGTGCTTCCAACAACATCCTCAATGTATGCCATCTCTAAAGTTAGGTCTCCATGAAAATGCTTCCGACTTCTTTGGAAAGTCCACCCAAACTCGAACAATAACTTTAGGATCATTTGAGGACCATCGACCTTCAGCAATCACCTCTCCTGTACCACCCCAATTTAGCAATGTGCACTTGCGGAGAGTATTGTTGTTATTAATACTCTATACCAACAAGAcaatataaaatgaaatattaagCATAATAAGCAAGTTATAACAATTAGAAATAAAGTATTAGAAATAAACAATTAAAGACCTTACTGGATGTGAAGTTCCAATTGGGTTAGTAGCCAACATTGTTAGCCACTTGATCATTTGTAGCATTAGAAAGTTGGTTGCTTCCATTtcctttccatttccatttaaatcttggatttttcccaatcaagattgaattggtttcaaccccttttgtttgagaagttaattaatttgggagaatttttggatgatagtcaattgctaatttcattaattaagatactgaatttttcttttatgattaagatcaagttaattggagaatttttactgtcagctagggagtactAATTTGTTTgactaaaatctccaggtaagagactctcctactagaccttcgaactgaatttaagagaccgcatgtaattatgattatgcattgatggtagctaaaatgcataattcattatattgattgatgatgatgattgatgttATGTCAATGACTGgttgtatgttgatgatgatgactgttgatgttgatgttgatgcatgatatattaatcacatgattaaggacattaagattaatactcatgccatgttatgatgttatgttatgatatatgctatggataggatgttctgttaactttatctattagagttgtacctgcacgggtgtccttcgggatcaccacctttttaggactgtgtagtccaacgggaccgccagtcttgcattgacatagacatgattcgagtgattcaaCGGGATCATTCGCAGCCCGATTGTGTTAGTGTTTCCTCCAGGTACACTACAAactagtttgtcctaggtgttcctttgggatcaccgaagaccagttatgttcctgttaacaaacacctagcgggactagtagtaggtcccttactgagtatttgtttatactcactctttctatgtttaatatttcaggcgaaggtaaaggtagaggaaagctggtgAGCGGTAGAAAAGGATCCGTGATATGCTATatgggactcagttttgcttccgcgtctagtttcaatgttttaatattccgtttttaatgaaaatttagtcttcccttgtttcaagaaagtgtctatcgttattgtttctttttagtaataacctcagcttagtataaagagttggatcgttacatccttaaagttagaaaatagaaaaataatgtATATATACAAGTTAAACAATTAGAAATAAAGAATATAAACCTACGTTAAAGTATGCTATGAAACTTCATACTTGTGATTTAAGAAGGTGCAATATTAAAGATCTCATTTAAGACATTTCAACCTCCATCTTCTCACACTTTTATTCGAGTTTGGCATAATGACG contains:
- the LOC103504359 gene encoding triacylglycerol lipase 1-like, with product MFYKKYDDKVDVFVENVMTEIKKLYGAKKKEEGEKVIMLSLYFVRQITLASGFHELNFKSDWGTVLLDNLCDRLVNCINVLSSITGKGKAFNNTRVKHRVKRSIKVPTISNKLADMMIIHGGNMAKRQSKVLHTQDN